In the Enterobacter cloacae subsp. cloacae ATCC 13047 genome, TGCACACGGAAATAAGCGCCATCGGCACCCAGCTCTTCAGCGGCCACGGCCAGGTCGATGGACTGCAGCAGCGTGTCCGCTGCGGTTCGGGTACCGGACTGTGGCGACGGCGTCCAGTGACCAAATGATAAAAATCCGATCTTTTTCATAAGGGGTAATCCTGAGAATGTGTTGCGTTTCTTCTACTCTACGCATTACCGGGCAACAATAAATGCCGTTTATTTAACGGAAAGCGTCAAATAAATTGACTGACCTGAGCAGATCGCTATTGCGTTCCATAATGGGATATAATTTCGCTCACTCTTTTCCTGGCAGGTAAAACCGGCAATGGCTCTGATCCCTAAAAACTACGCGCGGCTGGAAAGCGGCTACCGTGAAAAAGCATTAAAAATTTATCCATGGGTCTGTGGGCGCTGCTCACGGGAATTTGTCTATTCCAACCTTCGGGAACTGACGGTTCACCATATCGATCACGACCATACCAATAACCCGGAAGATGGCAGTAACTGGGAGCTGTTATGCCTGTTTTGCCACGATCATGAACACTCGAAGTACACCGAAGCGGATCAGTACGGCACCACCGTTGTCGCGGGAGAAGACGCGCAAAAAGATGTGGGTGTGGCCACCTTTAATCCGTTTGCTGATTTGAAAGCGATGATGAACAAGAAGAAATAATCTTCCAGGAATTTTCTCGCTCCGGCCAGCTCTGTTCACCCGTATACATAGACGTACCAGGTAATGACATAGATGGCCGTAATGATTACCCCGGCTACGCCGAGGAAGATCGCATCTCTCACCTCTACACTAGAATGTCCAGGTGATGGCGGCGGTGACAGCGCCTTCGTTACGTCGCGATACGATCGGACTGTTATTTGCATGCTCCCCAAGCCAGGTGTAGTCGGCACTCAGTACCGTGCCCCAATGGGTATCGAACTGATGACTCCATGTCAGGCTGCTGTCTATACCGTAGAATCCACCGGGCGCTGAATAACGGCTATAACCGGAGCGCTGACTCTGCTGCTGACTGACCCCATACCAGGTATTGAGGTAACGGCTGTCGCCAAACAGGGATGCAGACTGAAAAGCAATCGTGTCCTGACTGGTTTGTAGAGGGAGCAGCGTAACAGAGGCCTGGTAGTTTACCCCCTGACTGTCCGTTACAGGCAGGGTCGCTTTGCCTTCCACACTCAGCCAGGAAGTGATTTGCCAGCCGACCGCCAGCCCGGTATTCAGGCTGGTATCGATCTCTCCCATCCCTTTCAGATTATTCGCTCCCTCGCGCCAGCTGGCGTTTTCGTCCGCCCTCCCCAGGTCGTAACCCAGCGTATGTTCAAGGTACACGCCGCTGTCATTTTGCAGGTCATATCCAATGCCTTTCTGCGCATCAATAAAGAATGCACCTTTGCGCACCTGTAAAACAGGAACCCCTTGCCATACCTGCTTGTCAGAGCCTGAATAACGAGGCGCATAGCGTCCTCCTGCCCCAATCGTCAAATAGTCGGAAGACGTTTGTGCCTCATCGGCGTGTACGCCGGATGCTGCCGTCATCAGAAACGGAACGGTCATATACAGGGCTTTTTTTCTCGCTATCATACTGGTCTCCACTTCTACGTTGTGCGCAGTATGATTTGGCTAAATCAATGAATAGTCGGGATAGTGTTAAGAAACGGTCAAGGTGAACAGATGTTGTCCAGAAGAGTGCTGATTATTGAAGATGATGCCGATGCGGCTGGCGTACTTGAAGCCTATTTACGCCGTGAAAATTACGATGTGAACGTCACGGGG is a window encoding:
- the yajD gene encoding HNH nuclease YajD, which translates into the protein MALIPKNYARLESGYREKALKIYPWVCGRCSREFVYSNLRELTVHHIDHDHTNNPEDGSNWELLCLFCHDHEHSKYTEADQYGTTVVAGEDAQKDVGVATFNPFADLKAMMNKKK
- a CDS encoding MipA/OmpV family protein is translated as MIARKKALYMTVPFLMTAASGVHADEAQTSSDYLTIGAGGRYAPRYSGSDKQVWQGVPVLQVRKGAFFIDAQKGIGYDLQNDSGVYLEHTLGYDLGRADENASWREGANNLKGMGEIDTSLNTGLAVGWQITSWLSVEGKATLPVTDSQGVNYQASVTLLPLQTSQDTIAFQSASLFGDSRYLNTWYGVSQQQSQRSGYSRYSAPGGFYGIDSSLTWSHQFDTHWGTVLSADYTWLGEHANNSPIVSRRNEGAVTAAITWTF